A DNA window from Hevea brasiliensis isolate MT/VB/25A 57/8 chromosome 2, ASM3005281v1, whole genome shotgun sequence contains the following coding sequences:
- the LOC110668344 gene encoding cationic peroxidase 2 has translation MLRRTMLICLLVAMLATLVQGQGTRVGFYSRTCPRAESIVSSTVATHFKSNPAIAPGLLRMHFHDCFVRGCDASILINGSNTEKTALPNLGLKGYEVIDDAKTQLEAACPGLVSCADILALAARDSVVLTGGRSWQVPTGRRDGRVSSASDTANLPGFTDSIDAQKQKFAAKGLNAQDLVTLVGGHTIGTTACQFFNYRLYNTTGNGSDPTISALFLPQLQALCPQNGDRTKRVALDTDSENKFDASFFGNLRNGRGILESDQKLWTDTSTRTFVQRFLGVRGLAALNFNVEFGKSMVKMSNIGVKTGSDSEIRKICSAIN, from the exons ATGTTGAGACGCACTATGTTAATATGCCTCTTGGTTGCCATGCTTGCGACTTTGGTGCAAGGTCAAGGCACTCGCGTTGGATTCTATTCTAGGACTTGTCCTAGAGCTGAATCCATTGTAAGCTCAACAGTTGCAACACATTTTAAATCTAACCCTGCAATTGCTCCTGGTTTGCTAAGGATGCATTTCCATGATTGCTTTGTCCGAGGATGCGATGCTTCTATCCTCATTAATGGCTCCAACACTGAGAAAACTGCCCTACCAAATCTTGGGTTGAAAGGCTATGAAGTTATTGACGATGCCAAGACTCAGCTTGAAGCTGCATGTCCTGGACTTGTTTCTTGCGCTGATATTCTTGCACTTGCAGCCCGTGACTCTGTTGTTCTG aCTGGTGGAAGAAGTTGGCAGGTGCCTACTGGACGTAGAGACGGCCGGGTGTCATCGGCATCTGACACTGCTAATTTGCCTGGCTTCACAGACTCCATTGATGCACAAAAGCAAAAGTTCGCTGCAAAGGGTCTTAATGCACAGGATCTTGTCACACTAGTTG GAGGACATACAATAGGGACTACAGCTTGCCAGTTCTTTAATTACAGATTATATAATACAACTGGGAATGGATCTGATCCTACCATCAGCGCTTTATTCCTTCCCCAATTACAAGCACTGTGTCCACAGAACGGTGACAGGACAAAGCGAGTTGCACTGGATACAGATAGTGAAAACAAGTTTGATGCATCTTTCTTCGGCAACCTGAGAAATGGGCGAGGAATTCTTGAGTCTGATCAGAAATTATGGACTGATACTTCCACCAGAACCTTTGTTCAACGTTTCTTGGGTGTTAGAGGCTTGGCTGCATTGAACTTCAATGTTGAGTTTGGAAAGTCCATGGTGAAGATGAGTAACATTGGAGTAAAGACAGGCTCTGATAGTGAAATTAGGAAAATATGTTCTGCAATAAATTGA